A section of the Humulus lupulus chromosome 2, drHumLupu1.1, whole genome shotgun sequence genome encodes:
- the LOC133815759 gene encoding cell number regulator 10-like: protein MNIFHNIVKPKWSYDLCDCGKDFCTCCVTCLLPCVTFGRIGEIVDEGRHSCCCLGCGYCLLSMFQFQWLLSCFYREKLRAKYGLPDEPCCDCCVHFFCETCALCQESAELKSRGLDPVKGYPKSQVLPPRISSMFR, encoded by the exons atgaaTATTTTTCACAATATTGTGAAACCAAAGTGGTCTTATGACCTTTGCGACTGTGGCAAAGATTTTTGCACAT GTTGCGTAACATGCCTTTTGCCATGTGTGACTTTTGGGCGAATTGGTGAAATTGTGGACGAGGGAAGACATT CTTGCTGCTGCCTTGGGTGTGGATATTGCTTGCTGTCGATGTTCCAATTCCAATGGCTGCTGAGTTGCTTTTACAGAGAGAAACTTCGAGCCAAGTATGGGTTGCCCGATGAGCCTTGCTGCGATTGTTGTGTTCACTTCTTCTGTGAGACTTGTGCTCTCTGTCAAGAAAGCGCCGAGCTCAAATCCAGAGGCCTTGACCCAGTCAAAG GTTATCCTAAATCTCAAGTTCTTCCTCCAAGAATTTCATCTATGTTTAGATGA
- the LOC133819989 gene encoding peroxisomal membrane protein PMP22, translating to MSEIVNEFWQKYLKQLQLHPLRTKAITAGVLVGCSDVIAQKISGVKKLQLRRLFLMMLYGFAYSGPFGHFLHKLMEKIFKGKKGNDTVVKKVLLEQCTSSPWNNLFFMMYYGLVVEGRPWSLVRSKVRKDYPSVQLTAWKFWPIVGWVNYQYMPLQLRVLFHSFVASCWAIFLNLKARSVVAVKKA from the exons ATGTCTGAGATAGTCAACGAATTTTGGCAAAAGTACCTGAAGCAACTTCAGCTTCATCCTCTCAGAACCaag GCTATCACAGCAGGGGTTTTAGTTGGGTGCAGTGATGTAATAGCCCAGAAGATCTCTGGGGTCAAGAAGCTTCAGCTAAGAAGATTATTTCTTATgatg TTGTATGGGTTTGCATACTCAGGACCATTTGGACACTTTCTCCACAAATTAATGGAAAAAATATTCAAGGGAAAGAAGGGCAATGATACTGTGGTCAAGAAG GTGTTGTTGGAACAATGCACATCGTCTCCCTGGAACAACTTATTTTTCATGATGTATTATGGCTTGGTGGTTGAAG GAAGACCATGGAGTTTAGTGAGAAGTAAAGTTAGAAAGGATTATCCTTCTGTTCAATTGACTGCATGGAAG TTTTGGCCAATAGTTGGTTGGGTGAATTACCAGTACATGCCTTTGCAACTTCGTGTTCTCTTTCACAGCTTCGTTGCCTCCTGctg GGCCATCTTTCTAAATCTCAAGGCAAGATCGGTAGTTGCAGTGAAGAAGGCCtaa